TGGTATCAGCGGAGAAGAGCAGCAGGTCGCCATCCTCGGCACCTGTGCGTTCCTTCACGGCAGCGATTTCTTCCTCGGAGAAGAATTTCACAATCGGTCCCTTGAACTCCCCGTCCTTGACTTGAATCCAGGCCAAGCCCTTGGCGCCATAACGGGCAGCATAAGGTCCGAGATCGTCAATCTCCTTACGGGTCCATGTGCCGCAGCCCTTGGCGTTCAGACATTTCACTTCTCCGCCCTTCTCGATCACGGAAGCGAATACCTTGACGCCGCTGGATGCCACGATATCATTCATCTCTACCAGCTCCAGGCCAAACCGCAGGTCGGGCTTGTCAGAACCATATTTGCCGATCGCTTCGGCATACGTCAACCGCTGGAATGGCAAAGCTACCTCAACCCCGATCGTCTCCTTCAGCAGACGCTGCATGAGCTTCTCCATCATCGACAGCAGCTCATCCTGCGGCATGAATGAGGTCTCAATATCGAACTGCGTGAATTCCGGCTGGCGGTCAGCGCGCAGGTCCTCATCGCGGAAGCAGCGGGCCATCTGATAATAACGCTCAATACCGCCGACCATCAGCAGCTGCTTATAGATCTGCGGGGACTGCGGAAGCGCGAAGAATTCCCCTTCATGCACACGGCTTGGCACGAGATAGTCACGTGCGCCTTCCGGCGAGCTTTTGGTCAGAATTGGAGTTTCCACATCAATAAAGCCTTCGTTGTCCAGGAAATCACGGAAAATCTTCGCTGCCTTAGAACGGAGCAACAACGTCTTGTGCATCTCTGGACGACGCAGATCCAGGTAACGGTATTTCATCCGCAGCGATTCATCCACTTCCACCCCGTCTTCGATGAAGAACGGAGGGGTCTTGGCGGCATTCAGCACTTCAATATCTGTAATCTGCACTTCAATCTCCCCGGTCGGCAGGTTGCGGTTCACGGTTTCATCGTCCCGTTTAACCACCTTACCCGTTACGGCCAGCACGTATTCACTGCGGACCTTATCGGCAATCTGCAGCGCTTCTCCGGAATAGTCAGGG
This genomic interval from Paenibacillus sp. FSL H8-0332 contains the following:
- the aspS gene encoding aspartate--tRNA ligase, encoding MTRSHNCGQLTTASIGETVTLNGWVQTRRDLGGVLFIDLRDRTGIVQIVFNPDYSGEALQIADKVRSEYVLAVTGKVVKRDDETVNRNLPTGEIEVQITDIEVLNAAKTPPFFIEDGVEVDESLRMKYRYLDLRRPEMHKTLLLRSKAAKIFRDFLDNEGFIDVETPILTKSSPEGARDYLVPSRVHEGEFFALPQSPQIYKQLLMVGGIERYYQMARCFRDEDLRADRQPEFTQFDIETSFMPQDELLSMMEKLMQRLLKETIGVEVALPFQRLTYAEAIGKYGSDKPDLRFGLELVEMNDIVASSGVKVFASVIEKGGEVKCLNAKGCGTWTRKEIDDLGPYAARYGAKGLAWIQVKDGEFKGPIVKFFSEEEIAAVKERTGAEDGDLLLFSADTKKVVADVLGALRLKIGRQLGLIDDSVFKFAWVTEFPLLGYDEDQKRYVAEHHPFTRPMDEDLHLFDTDPGAIRAQAYDIVLNGYEVGGGSQRIYKRDVQEKMFDALGFTQELAYEKFGYLMDAFEYGTPPHGGIAFGFDRLIMLLAGRTNLRETIAFPKTASATDLLMDAPSPVDAGQLEQLHIKLAPKPEKEKK